The stretch of DNA CAACAACATCTGCGCCGACAACTGCCGGCGCGTGGTGATCGTCGTCAACGACAACGGGCGTTCGTACACGCCCACCGTCGGTGGCCTGGCGAACCGCCTCACGCAGATCCGCACCAACCCGCGGTACGAGCCGGCCCTGAGCGCCATCCGCGAGCGGATGACCGCCGGCCCGAAGTTCGCCGAGGTCGCGTACGAGGCGCTCCACGCCATCAAGAAGGGCTTCAAGGACGTCCTCGCCCCGCAGGGCATGTTCGAGGACCTCGGCATCAAGTACCTCGGTCCGGTCGACGGACACGACCGCCACGCGATGGAGCAGGCGCTCACGGCGGCCCGCAACTTCGGCGGTCCCGTGCTCGTCCACGCGATCACCACGAAGGGCCATGGCTACGACATCGCCGTCGCCAACGAGAACGACCAGATGCACCAGGCGACCCCGTTCGACCGGCTGACGGGCGAGGCCATCAGCATCGCGCCCGCGGGCTGGACCTCCGTCTTCCGTGACGAGATCGTGCGCATCGCCGACGACCGCCCCGACGTCGTGGGCATCACCGCGGCCATGCTGTACCCCACGGGGCTCGACGCCTTCGCCGACAAGTTCCCCGATCGCGTCCTCGACGTCGGCATCGCCGAGCAGCACGCCGTCACCAGCGCCGCAGGCATGGCGATGGGCGGCCTGCACCCGGTCGTCGCGGTGTACGCCACGTTCCTCAACCGCGCGTTCGACCAGGTCCTGATGGACGTGGCCCTGCACCGCCAGGGCGTCACGTTCGTGCTCGACCGCGCCGGCGTTACCGGTGACGACGGCGCCAGCCACAACGGCATGTGGGACCTCTCCCTCATGCAGCTCGTCCCCGGCCTGCACCTGGCCGCCCCGCGTGACGGCAGCCGACTGCGGGAGCTGCTGCGCGAGGCCGTCGAGATCGACGACGCGCCGAGCGTGGTGCGCTTCGCCAAGGGCCCCGTGGCCCCCGACCTCGAGGCCGTCGACCGCGTCGGCGGTGTCGATGTCATGCACCGGTCCGACGACGCCCAGGTCCTCGTCGTCGGCGTCGGCACGATGGCCGCGATGGCGGTCGACGTGGCCCAGCGCCTCGAGCAGGAGGGCGTGGCCGCGACGGCGATCGACCCCCGCTGGATCAAGCCGCTGGACCCGGCCGTGCTCGACCTGGCCGCCGACCACCGTCTCGTGGTGACGATCGAGGACAACGGCCGCCAGGGCGGGGTGGGGTCCACGATCCTGCACGCCGTCAGCGACCGCGGCCTCGACGTGCCGGTGCGGATCCACGCCGTCGCGCAGGAGTTCCTCGACCACGCGAAGCGCGACGTGATCCTGCGCCGCCTCGGCCTGACCCCGGAGTCGATCACGCAGGACGCGCTGGCCCGGCTCGGGGAATG from Aeromicrobium phoceense encodes:
- the dxs gene encoding 1-deoxy-D-xylulose-5-phosphate synthase, which gives rise to MPSVLSSVSGPADLRRLDDESLTRLAAEVRELLIESVAANGGHLGPNLGVVELTIALHRVFDSPNDKIVWDTGHQAYVHKMLTGRAEQFGDLRKEGGLSGYPSHAESPHDWVENSHASTSLSYADGLARANAVQGKDDHVVAVIGDGALTGGMAWEAINNICADNCRRVVIVVNDNGRSYTPTVGGLANRLTQIRTNPRYEPALSAIRERMTAGPKFAEVAYEALHAIKKGFKDVLAPQGMFEDLGIKYLGPVDGHDRHAMEQALTAARNFGGPVLVHAITTKGHGYDIAVANENDQMHQATPFDRLTGEAISIAPAGWTSVFRDEIVRIADDRPDVVGITAAMLYPTGLDAFADKFPDRVLDVGIAEQHAVTSAAGMAMGGLHPVVAVYATFLNRAFDQVLMDVALHRQGVTFVLDRAGVTGDDGASHNGMWDLSLMQLVPGLHLAAPRDGSRLRELLREAVEIDDAPSVVRFAKGPVAPDLEAVDRVGGVDVMHRSDDAQVLVVGVGTMAAMAVDVAQRLEQEGVAATAIDPRWIKPLDPAVLDLAADHRLVVTIEDNGRQGGVGSTILHAVSDRGLDVPVRIHAVAQEFLDHAKRDVILRRLGLTPESITQDALARLGECPEGDRR